The Leptospira brenneri DNA segment CTATTTTCATTGCGATTCTTGTTTCTGACTGGGCATTGTCTTATGAAACTCTCACTGCAAAGATCCGCGAAATCAAACAGAGCTCTTATTTATCAGCCTCTTTTTGTATGGGTGCAAAATCGTATCAGTTGGTTTTTTTACATTACTTACCTGCACTTCGTGATATGTTTGGATTTTTGTTTTTTTCAGGACTTCCAGCAGTGGTGATGACCACTGCTTTGTTTTCTTATTTAGGAATCCAAACATCTCTCGGTGAGACCGGCCCAGGGCTTGGGGAACAGATCTCCTTTTCTAAGGATTATTTTGATAGATCACCTGTTTCCGTTTTGCTTCCGGTAGTTGCTATTTTAACCTTGGTGTATTCTTTGGGATCGAATCAGAAAAAGAATGAAACATAAAATTTCAGCATTACTCATCATCTTGGGGCTTCTTACCAATGCCTTGCCTTTATATTCGATTGATGATTATTATAATTTTCCAAAACAAAGTTATAAAGGAAGCGTTACTTACGAGTCTTCTCGTAATTTATGTTTATTTTCATTTGTTGCAACTAGTCCCGATCCAACCAAAGAATATTTGATCAAAGGGATTCCTTCGGTTCTAATTTCTGAACTTCGCAATTTAGAATACACCTATGTAGAACATCCGAAACCAAATATTGTTTATCATTCTTTTGGTGATTCTCCTCAAATGACACTTCAAGAGAAAATTGATGCAGAGTCGCCAAACGTAAAAAGAAAAAAGAAGGAAGTTACGAGCGAAAAGGATCTAGAAGACTTAAGGTCTGGGAAAAAACAACTGACTCCAGAGAAGGATCCTCGTTATGTAAAAGTCACTATCAAACAAATTTTAGACAGAAGGGCACCTACCCCTGATGAATCATTCGGGTTAGCGTCTAAGTTAAATTGTGATTATATCATTACAGGTTCCTTTGAAGTAAGAGACAACGAACTACTCACGAAAGTTTTTCTTTATGACGACTTTGAAGGAAAGATCATTCCTTTTGAACATAAAACTTCTGTGATCCGAGCTTATCAGGAAATGGGGCCACTTGGTGAATCCATTCGAGAGAAATTACAAGGAAAAGAAACCACATCGGTTGCTGTTTCTTCTGCAAGTGAGGAGGGAGCTCTTGTTTATTTGGATGGAATT contains these protein-coding regions:
- a CDS encoding ABC transporter permease subunit; protein product: MTVHNFVRFFFFGFVFLGVFLLPPPIAVDLEKNNLPVFSPGFLAGTDRLGRDNFALFCYGSLSTIVLVVPARIFTILVSFLLSTFSIFFPKKSDFVLSGIVSVSLAIPSLLSALVVLSLLPENPFAIFIAILVSDWALSYETLTAKIREIKQSSYLSASFCMGAKSYQLVFLHYLPALRDMFGFLFFSGLPAVVMTTALFSYLGIQTSLGETGPGLGEQISFSKDYFDRSPVSVLLPVVAILTLVYSLGSNQKKNET